From Candidatus Krumholzibacteriia bacterium, one genomic window encodes:
- a CDS encoding DUF4389 domain-containing protein, translated as MAIHPAGYAARLEVDYPDKLDRLTTFFRLIWIIPIGAILALLLASDDGRSVTEAGEAVGNSGGGIVVGLAVATALMIVFRQRYPRWWFDFARELLRFSMRVGAYFVLLTDRYPSTIEEQSVHLEIDYPDVKQDLNRWLPLVKWFLAIPHCIVLALLLIPALFAVAVSWFAILFTGQYPRVLFDFVVGVGRWALRVEAYAVLLVTDQYPPFRLS; from the coding sequence ATGGCTATTCACCCCGCAGGCTATGCTGCCCGCCTGGAAGTCGATTACCCGGACAAGTTGGACCGCCTGACAACCTTCTTTCGGCTGATCTGGATCATCCCCATCGGAGCCATCCTTGCCCTGCTCTTGGCCAGCGACGATGGAAGAAGCGTGACTGAGGCCGGAGAGGCCGTGGGCAACTCGGGAGGCGGGATCGTGGTGGGCCTCGCGGTCGCGACGGCGCTGATGATCGTCTTCAGACAGCGCTACCCACGCTGGTGGTTTGATTTCGCGCGTGAGTTGTTGCGCTTCTCAATGCGGGTTGGCGCCTACTTTGTGCTTCTGACGGATCGCTATCCTTCGACCATCGAGGAACAGTCCGTACACCTGGAGATCGACTATCCGGATGTGAAACAAGACCTGAATCGATGGCTGCCGCTGGTCAAGTGGTTCCTGGCTATTCCGCACTGCATTGTGCTGGCACTACTTTTGATCCCCGCACTTTTCGCCGTGGCAGTCTCCTGGTTCGCGATTCTTTTCACCGGCCAATACCCGAGAGTGCTGTTTGACTTTGTCGTGGGTGTGGGCAGGTGGGCCTTGCGCGTCGAGGCCTATGCTGTACTGCTCGTCACAGATCAATACCCGCCCTTCCGCCTTAGTTGA
- a CDS encoding GNAT family N-acetyltransferase — protein MESEQLLRIETESLVLRPFEIGDTATVYALSTEPASRKWLPSQVYADEAEARETLEFLREQYSRPADPRSGPYVLAVDHRGDDTLIGHVGLSPLDGDVEIGFSIAEAYQGQGLAVEAVSAACLWAFGRFGLSRILAIAAQSNQGSRKVLARAGFEHQTDRVMDFQGVEQAVSEYALFGSGARKEE, from the coding sequence GCGAACAGCTCTTACGGATAGAGACGGAGTCACTCGTACTCAGGCCCTTTGAAATCGGGGATACGGCGACCGTGTATGCTTTGAGCACGGAGCCTGCGTCCCGGAAGTGGCTCCCAAGCCAAGTGTACGCAGACGAGGCCGAGGCTCGAGAAACACTCGAGTTTCTCAGGGAGCAGTACTCAAGACCCGCGGACCCTCGAAGCGGACCGTATGTTCTGGCCGTCGATCACCGGGGTGACGACACGCTCATAGGGCATGTCGGCTTGAGCCCGCTTGACGGTGATGTCGAGATCGGTTTTTCGATTGCCGAGGCATACCAAGGCCAGGGGCTTGCCGTCGAAGCTGTCAGCGCAGCCTGCCTTTGGGCCTTTGGCAGGTTTGGCTTGTCGAGGATCCTGGCAATCGCCGCCCAGTCCAATCAGGGATCGAGGAAGGTACTCGCACGCGCCGGGTTCGAGCATCAGACGGATCGCGTCATGGACTTTCAGGGTGTGGAGCAAGCGGTGAGCGAGTACGCTCTGTTCGGGTCCGGAGCCCGGAAAGAGGAGTGA